One window from the genome of Candidatus Binatia bacterium encodes:
- a CDS encoding GNAT family N-acetyltransferase translates to MTTHLEFRIQPATAGDIPVILSLIKGLAEYEKLSHEVVATEESLRESLFGQRRVAEVILGSAGAEAVGFAVFFHNYSTFLGRPGIYLEDLFVLPQWRRRGLGTQLLRYIAQQAVARGCGRLEWSVLDWNETAIDFYKKLGARAMDEWTVYRVTGDALKRLASETKS, encoded by the coding sequence ATGACGACACACCTGGAATTCCGCATCCAGCCGGCAACAGCAGGCGACATCCCGGTCATCTTAAGCCTGATCAAAGGCCTCGCCGAATACGAGAAGCTCTCCCACGAAGTGGTTGCAACGGAAGAAAGCCTGCGCGAGTCGCTCTTCGGCCAGCGCCGCGTCGCAGAAGTCATACTCGGCTCCGCGGGAGCGGAAGCCGTCGGCTTCGCGGTCTTCTTCCACAACTACTCGACGTTTCTCGGCCGGCCAGGCATATACCTCGAAGACTTATTTGTATTGCCGCAGTGGCGCCGACGCGGTCTTGGCACGCAGTTGTTGCGTTACATCGCGCAGCAAGCCGTCGCGCGAGGATGCGGACGCCTCGAATGGTCGGTTCTCGATTGGAACGAGACCGCGATCGATTTTTACAAAAAACTCGGCGCGCGGGCGATGGACGAGTGGACCGTGTATCGGGTAACAGGAGATGCGTTGAAGCGGCTTGCGTCGGAGACCAAGTCGTAG
- a CDS encoding DUF885 domain-containing protein yields MEQYPTWASRLGDRRWNDRWENRNLDAIDKRQSHNIGVLAKLRAMDRASLSSFDRLNYDLFVRDYEEEVEGHKYRWYLIPLNQRGGVQTADELADALRFETVKDYEDWIARLRSLPTYIEQTIALMREGVKAGMILPKVVLERIPAQIDHQIVADPKASSFYKPFKRFSASISEADRSRLALPAEKAILDSVVPAFRRLKQFFVGEYLPAALDPVGVWKLPQGEALYRFVARRHTTTKMTPEEIHEIGLSEVKRIRAEMQTIIDKVGTKGSFKEFAAFLRSDSQFYYRTPEELLAAYRALSRRIDPLLVKLFKTLPRIPYGVEPVPANIAPDTTTAYYRGPAADGSRAGTYFVNLYKPETRPKHEMMALSLHEGVPGHHLQIALAMEQEALPNFRRYGGYTAFVEGWGLYAESLGDALGLYDDPYSKFGQLTFEMWRAVRLVVDTGIHHMRWDRQKAIDFFLENTARPESDIVNEVDRYISWPGQALAYKIGQLKISAIRAKAEKALGSKFDIRAFHDELLKDGALPLDLLEAKMDAWILSQR; encoded by the coding sequence ATGGAACAATATCCTACCTGGGCTTCCAGATTGGGAGATCGCCGTTGGAACGACCGCTGGGAAAACCGAAACCTCGATGCCATCGATAAACGACAGTCTCATAATATCGGAGTTCTGGCCAAGCTCAGAGCCATGGATCGTGCATCGCTTTCGTCTTTTGACCGGCTGAATTACGACCTGTTCGTTAGAGATTATGAAGAGGAAGTCGAAGGTCATAAGTATCGCTGGTATCTGATTCCCCTCAACCAACGCGGCGGAGTCCAGACCGCGGACGAGCTCGCCGACGCGCTGCGCTTCGAGACCGTCAAGGACTACGAAGACTGGATAGCGCGGCTTCGGTCTCTGCCCACTTATATCGAGCAGACGATCGCGCTCATGCGCGAGGGCGTGAAAGCGGGGATGATTCTCCCAAAGGTTGTTCTGGAGCGGATACCGGCACAAATCGACCATCAAATTGTTGCTGACCCGAAGGCGAGCTCGTTCTACAAACCCTTCAAACGATTTTCCGCGTCGATTTCCGAAGCGGATCGCTCGCGACTCGCTCTGCCGGCGGAGAAGGCGATCCTGGATTCCGTGGTTCCCGCCTTTCGCCGGCTAAAGCAATTTTTCGTGGGGGAATATCTACCCGCGGCTTTGGACCCAGTGGGCGTCTGGAAACTGCCTCAAGGCGAGGCCCTGTACAGATTTGTCGCTCGCCGGCACACGACGACCAAAATGACGCCGGAAGAGATTCATGAGATCGGCTTGAGCGAAGTGAAGCGCATCCGAGCCGAGATGCAGACGATCATCGACAAGGTCGGCACCAAAGGGTCTTTCAAAGAATTTGCGGCCTTCTTGCGCAGCGATTCCCAATTTTACTACCGGACGCCGGAAGAATTGCTCGCCGCGTACAGAGCCCTGTCGCGCCGCATCGATCCGCTGCTGGTGAAACTTTTTAAAACTCTTCCACGCATACCGTATGGAGTGGAACCGGTGCCGGCGAATATCGCTCCGGATACGACGACCGCTTACTATCGTGGGCCGGCCGCAGACGGCTCGCGCGCGGGGACGTACTTCGTCAATCTCTACAAACCGGAAACCAGGCCGAAGCACGAAATGATGGCCTTGTCGCTTCACGAAGGCGTGCCGGGACATCATTTACAAATCGCCCTGGCGATGGAGCAAGAGGCGCTTCCTAACTTCAGGCGCTATGGCGGTTACACGGCATTCGTAGAGGGATGGGGACTGTACGCCGAATCGCTCGGCGATGCATTGGGACTGTATGACGATCCTTATTCGAAATTCGGGCAACTGACGTTTGAAATGTGGCGCGCGGTGCGTTTGGTCGTGGATACTGGAATTCATCACATGCGCTGGGATCGGCAGAAAGCGATCGACTTCTTCCTCGAAAACACGGCCCGGCCGGAGTCGGATATCGTGAACGAAGTCGACCGTTATATCTCGTGGCCGGGACAGGCGCTCGCCTATAAGATTGGCCAATTAAAAATCTCCGCCATTCGCGCGAAGGCTGAAAAGGCTCTGGGCTCGAAGTTCGATATCCGGGCCTTTCATGACGAGCTGCTCAAGGATGGCGCCCTGCCGCTGGATTTGCTCGAAGCAAAAATGGACGCTTGGATCTTGAGCCAACGGTGA
- the hisN gene encoding histidinol-phosphatase, whose product MPDKQLKEFTDFIRALAVKSGEVIKPYFAQATLAVETKEDKTIVTQADREAETLMRQMIRKAYPRHGILGEEFGPENESAEYVWTLDPIDGTISFAHGCPLFGTLIGLLQAGKPVLGAIHNPVLGQLCIGDNTQTKFNSRAVKLRDTRQLSEAMLLTTDVAGIAKYQNKDGFEKLLAQTHLFRTWGDCYGYLLVACGGADIMLDPIMNPWDIVPLIPVIQGAGGVITTWSGGDAAHGDSCVAANKTLHPRVLEILNS is encoded by the coding sequence ATGCCTGATAAACAGCTAAAAGAATTTACCGACTTCATCCGCGCGTTGGCCGTAAAGAGCGGCGAAGTCATCAAGCCGTACTTTGCCCAGGCGACTCTTGCGGTAGAAACCAAGGAAGATAAAACCATCGTGACGCAGGCGGACCGGGAAGCCGAAACGTTGATGCGGCAGATGATTCGAAAAGCGTATCCGCGCCACGGCATCCTTGGAGAGGAGTTCGGACCGGAGAATGAATCGGCCGAGTATGTTTGGACTCTGGACCCGATCGATGGAACCATCTCGTTTGCGCACGGATGCCCGTTGTTCGGAACGCTGATCGGCCTGCTCCAGGCCGGGAAACCCGTCTTGGGGGCGATCCACAATCCCGTACTCGGCCAGTTGTGCATAGGTGATAACACGCAGACCAAGTTTAACAGCCGCGCCGTGAAGCTCCGGGATACGCGGCAACTTTCGGAAGCCATGCTCCTGACTACGGATGTCGCCGGTATCGCCAAATATCAAAATAAAGACGGCTTCGAAAAATTGCTTGCGCAAACGCACCTGTTTCGCACGTGGGGAGATTGTTACGGCTACTTGCTGGTCGCGTGCGGCGGCGCGGATATCATGCTCGACCCGATCATGAATCCGTGGGATATCGTGCCGCTGATTCCCGTCATCCAGGGGGCCGGAGGCGTGATTACCACGTGGTCGGGCGGAGACGCGGCGCACGGCGACTCATGCGTCGCCGCGAATAAGACCCTGCATCCTCGAGTTTTGGAGATTCTAAATTCCTAA
- a CDS encoding bifunctional metallophosphatase/5'-nucleotidase — MIAPKTIYVDLDDVLCETARALLAIAEREFGKTIRYDQLNTFEVGEACGLETREIQELFRLAHHPDELLGMAPIEEAVSVLKQWSEAGHEIAIVTGRPPPTFEASIEWLTRHRLPYHTFIMVDKYGRFATENTMAITLPELATRSFCFAVEDSPTMARFLAVEMKVPVALLDRPWNQMDGEHVLIGRYRDWQEIAKALRERGKT; from the coding sequence ATGATCGCGCCAAAAACCATCTACGTCGATCTGGACGACGTGCTGTGCGAGACGGCGAGGGCGCTGCTTGCCATCGCCGAGCGGGAATTCGGCAAGACGATCCGTTACGATCAACTGAACACTTTCGAAGTCGGTGAGGCGTGCGGGTTGGAGACTCGCGAGATTCAGGAGCTGTTTCGCCTGGCGCACCATCCCGACGAGCTTCTCGGAATGGCGCCGATCGAAGAAGCAGTCTCGGTGTTGAAGCAATGGTCTGAAGCCGGGCACGAAATTGCGATCGTTACGGGACGGCCGCCGCCGACCTTTGAAGCGTCGATCGAATGGCTCACTCGCCATCGACTGCCTTACCATACCTTCATCATGGTCGATAAATACGGACGCTTTGCCACCGAGAACACGATGGCGATTACATTACCCGAGCTGGCCACCCGCTCGTTTTGTTTCGCGGTCGAGGATTCGCCGACGATGGCGAGGTTCCTGGCGGTGGAGATGAAGGTCCCCGTCGCGCTTCTGGATCGTCCGTGGAATCAGATGGACGGCGAGCACGTGCTGATCGGCCGCTACCGCGATTGGCAGGAGATCGCGAAAGCGCTGCGCGAGCGCGGTAAAACTTAA
- a CDS encoding serine hydrolase domain-containing protein, whose protein sequence is MKRYASVTFLFLLLVHLSGAPILSAQTDPIDRYIQAEMKSRMIPGLALVVIKNGEVVKIKGYGFANLEHDVPATPDTVFELASVTKQFTATAIMALVEEGKIKLDDPINRYLPSSPENWKAITVRHLLTHTAGLAGMWAGFEALHQDGGRTDLTTAQMFEAATKDPMSFTPGDRWQYSNVGYFLLGMIIEKASGRSYRDFLTDRFFGPLAMTSTSVPDQWTILKNRAAGYTLRDGELINIRRVTQVELPSDYGIFSTVKDLVKWDNALATGKVVKPSSLEQTWTPVKLNGGSSFPYGFGWFFDESRGHRIITHTGVTGTEYTRFPDDQLEKRLQELRSFTFLACDEIKGRVLERFGAAVSRACYYKMVAGSETRYYTFALTSDDKVADFWSSTE, encoded by the coding sequence ATGAAGCGCTACGCTTCGGTCACTTTTCTTTTTTTACTCCTGGTCCACCTGTCCGGCGCGCCAATCCTTTCCGCACAAACCGACCCCATCGATCGGTATATTCAGGCCGAGATGAAGAGCCGGATGATCCCCGGCCTCGCGCTCGTCGTCATCAAGAATGGCGAGGTTGTAAAAATAAAAGGCTACGGCTTCGCCAACCTTGAGCACGACGTGCCGGCGACACCGGACACCGTCTTTGAGCTTGCCTCAGTCACCAAGCAGTTCACTGCGACCGCCATCATGGCCCTGGTCGAAGAGGGCAAAATCAAACTAGACGATCCGATCAATCGATATTTGCCCAGCTCTCCGGAAAACTGGAAAGCAATTACCGTGCGCCATCTCTTAACTCACACCGCCGGTCTCGCCGGCATGTGGGCGGGTTTCGAGGCCCTGCACCAAGATGGCGGACGAACGGATCTCACAACCGCGCAGATGTTCGAAGCGGCGACGAAAGATCCGATGAGTTTCACTCCCGGAGACCGGTGGCAATACAGCAACGTGGGTTATTTTCTGCTCGGCATGATCATAGAAAAAGCCAGCGGCCGGAGTTATCGCGATTTTTTGACGGACCGTTTCTTTGGACCATTGGCAATGACTTCAACCTCCGTTCCCGATCAATGGACGATCCTGAAGAACCGCGCTGCCGGATACACACTACGAGATGGAGAGCTCATTAATATCAGGCGCGTTACGCAAGTCGAGCTTCCTTCTGACTACGGCATTTTCTCAACCGTAAAAGACTTGGTGAAATGGGACAACGCGCTCGCGACAGGAAAAGTCGTGAAGCCGTCGAGCTTGGAACAAACGTGGACGCCGGTGAAGTTGAACGGCGGCAGCTCGTTCCCGTATGGATTTGGTTGGTTCTTCGATGAGAGCCGCGGGCACCGGATCATCACGCACACGGGCGTTACGGGGACCGAATATACCCGCTTTCCGGATGACCAGTTGGAAAAACGGTTGCAAGAACTCAGGTCATTTACTTTCCTCGCCTGCGATGAAATCAAAGGAAGAGTCCTCGAGCGCTTCGGCGCAGCAGTCAGCCGCGCTTGCTATTACAAAATGGTCGCCGGGTCGGAAACGCGTTACTACACGTTCGCGCTGACATCCGACGATAAAGTCGCCGATTTCTGGTCGTCCACCGAATAA
- a CDS encoding GNAT family N-acetyltransferase — translation MTIRDATEADLPAIVEIYNAAIPGRKATADTQPVAVENRYAWFCEHHPDRRPLWVAEENGAIVGWLSFQSFYGRPAYHATAEISIYVAPSRQRAGIGRALLARAVEQAPRLGLKTLLGFIFGHNERSLKLFESFSFERWGVLPRVAELDGVERDLIIVGRRIGS, via the coding sequence ATGACGATTCGCGATGCGACGGAAGCCGACCTTCCTGCGATCGTCGAGATTTACAACGCGGCGATTCCAGGCCGTAAGGCCACGGCGGACACGCAGCCGGTTGCGGTCGAGAACCGGTACGCCTGGTTCTGCGAGCATCACCCCGACCGGCGCCCGCTTTGGGTTGCGGAAGAGAACGGAGCGATCGTCGGGTGGCTCAGCTTTCAATCGTTCTACGGACGGCCGGCGTATCACGCCACCGCGGAGATCAGCATCTACGTTGCCCCGAGTCGGCAGCGCGCCGGTATCGGCCGCGCGTTGCTGGCGCGGGCCGTCGAGCAAGCTCCGCGACTCGGCTTGAAGACTCTCCTCGGCTTCATCTTCGGCCACAACGAGCGAAGCCTCAAGTTGTTCGAGAGCTTCAGCTTCGAGCGCTGGGGAGTTTTGCCGCGGGTCGCCGAACTCGATGGAGTTGAGCGCGATCTGATCATCGTCGGCCGGCGTATCGGCTCCTGA
- a CDS encoding nucleotidyltransferase family protein: MLNKTIQLVCSDSWMIECLRTVEGMRLPDWYLAAGFLRNAIWDFLHEKPSRTPLNDVDVVYYDPSDPPGAAEPQIEADLRARFPEVNWEVRNQARMHTKSGHDPYRDSAHAVAHWPETPTCVAIRIEPDGHLKIAAPYGLEVNWSLRVTPNPLVPYPAALYNERIRSKRWLEHWPKLRVEWARERESGL; the protein is encoded by the coding sequence ATGCTAAACAAAACCATCCAGTTAGTTTGCTCCGATTCATGGATGATCGAGTGCCTTCGGACGGTCGAAGGGATGCGGCTCCCCGATTGGTACTTGGCGGCGGGGTTTCTGCGCAATGCCATCTGGGATTTTTTACACGAGAAGCCATCGCGCACGCCGCTGAACGACGTTGACGTGGTGTATTACGACCCGAGCGACCCACCGGGAGCGGCCGAGCCGCAAATCGAAGCTGACTTACGCGCCCGCTTCCCGGAGGTGAACTGGGAAGTCAGGAATCAAGCTCGGATGCATACCAAGAGCGGCCACGATCCCTATCGGGACAGCGCGCACGCCGTCGCTCATTGGCCCGAGACTCCGACCTGCGTTGCGATCCGAATCGAACCGGACGGGCATTTGAAAATCGCCGCGCCCTACGGCCTGGAAGTGAATTGGTCTCTCCGAGTGACTCCCAACCCGTTGGTTCCATACCCGGCCGCATTGTACAATGAGCGCATTCGCAGCAAGCGCTGGCTGGAGCATTGGCCCAAGTTGCGGGTCGAATGGGCACGCGAGCGAGAGAGTGGACTCTAG
- a CDS encoding MFS transporter encodes MSRSTELSNRVNRVLLATALLGTFFSGTAGRIFNISMPTVASDLGTDLLGISWALLSYQLTNIGLSMIFGRLGDFWGREKVFVLGFLIFSVTSLLCGLSQSVLQLVSFRLLEGVGSAMLQSSARALAAEAVPEELAGRAQGFMTTAHHTGFLLGPAYGGFMIDYFSWRWAFFSLVPISLIGAISTLPSLKRAKRPAERRPVDHLGAVLVFVIMSTLLLVLDRRALEILGAQAKVVFAAVFCAALVSFLIHERRTSSPFIDLSLFKVRMFSMAAVSLVIVSSCYVLTGFLLPFYLQEVLHLKPSFIGLLFMVPAAITLSLAPVSGYLADRLGPRLPASAGVLFLTASFFIGGFLRLDSHWLLPTFMIAFGGITNGMFNPANSVSMISMMPREHRGFASSVNHVAFGLGGVLGVTLGGLIMSFAFEHHTGISGASPTTANPAAFVAALNTTLLIGMAASAVAIFTSAMRGEKR; translated from the coding sequence GTGTCACGCTCTACAGAACTTTCCAACCGCGTCAACCGTGTGCTCTTGGCCACTGCGCTCCTGGGAACGTTTTTCTCCGGCACGGCAGGACGGATCTTCAACATCTCGATGCCGACGGTGGCAAGCGATCTCGGCACCGATCTCCTCGGCATCTCCTGGGCTTTGCTCTCTTACCAGCTCACGAACATCGGCCTCTCGATGATATTCGGCCGGCTGGGAGACTTTTGGGGGCGCGAAAAAGTTTTCGTCCTCGGTTTCTTGATTTTTTCCGTCACGTCGCTTCTTTGCGGCCTGTCTCAAAGCGTGCTGCAGCTCGTGAGTTTCCGCTTGCTCGAAGGCGTCGGCTCGGCGATGCTTCAGTCGTCGGCGCGAGCGTTGGCCGCCGAGGCCGTGCCGGAGGAGCTGGCCGGCAGAGCGCAAGGGTTCATGACCACCGCGCACCACACCGGGTTCTTGCTCGGTCCGGCCTACGGCGGATTCATGATCGACTACTTCAGCTGGCGCTGGGCGTTTTTCTCTCTGGTGCCGATCAGCTTGATCGGCGCCATTTCGACATTGCCGAGCTTGAAGCGCGCCAAAAGGCCGGCCGAACGCCGTCCGGTGGATCACCTGGGGGCGGTTCTCGTCTTCGTGATCATGAGCACGCTGCTTTTAGTTCTCGACCGGCGCGCGCTGGAGATCCTCGGGGCGCAAGCTAAAGTTGTATTCGCGGCCGTCTTTTGCGCCGCGCTCGTGAGCTTTCTGATTCACGAGCGGCGCACGTCGAGTCCGTTCATCGATCTGTCGCTGTTCAAAGTCCGGATGTTCAGCATGGCCGCGGTGAGCCTCGTCATCGTCTCGTCATGTTACGTCCTCACGGGCTTTCTGTTGCCGTTTTACCTCCAGGAAGTTCTTCATTTGAAGCCGTCCTTTATCGGGCTTCTCTTCATGGTGCCCGCAGCCATCACGCTTTCTCTCGCGCCGGTGAGCGGCTACCTGGCCGACCGGCTGGGGCCGCGGCTTCCGGCGAGCGCGGGAGTTCTGTTCTTGACCGCTTCGTTTTTTATCGGCGGATTCTTGCGGCTCGACTCCCACTGGCTGTTGCCGACCTTCATGATCGCCTTCGGCGGCATCACCAACGGAATGTTCAACCCGGCGAATTCGGTCAGCATGATCAGCATGATGCCGAGGGAGCATCGCGGCTTTGCGTCCAGCGTGAATCACGTGGCTTTCGGATTGGGGGGCGTCTTGGGCGTGACGCTCGGCGGGCTCATCATGAGCTTTGCGTTCGAACATCACACGGGGATTTCCGGAGCGAGCCCGACCACGGCGAATCCAGCGGCGTTTGTCGCAGCGCTCAACACGACCTTGCTCATCGGCATGGCCGCCAGCGCCGTCGCGATTTTTACCTCGGCGATGAGAGGGGAGAAGCGATAG
- a CDS encoding acyl-CoA thioester hydrolase/BAAT C-terminal domain-containing protein, whose protein sequence is MALKTIRHAAFFLFVSIQGCGGVVSSGGYRIGGWNPDALLCRPEGKGPFPAIVHNHGVGVDIQGYEKAVARGYNLPAICKELAAGGFVTFIPIRRGGPGPLTLPSHKAQVLQAIDHVKSLPDVDPSRVAVAGNSRGALLTLMVGVEQKGVKALVVMALAAVGSNLSATLPHVASLEAPVLLLIEKGDTAEHQEIFDTVDRLLREHKKEVKSIRYNRGGGHELFHGAGYYLEDIKSFLREKLDGQ, encoded by the coding sequence ATGGCGCTAAAGACAATCCGCCACGCTGCTTTCTTCCTCTTCGTCTCGATCCAAGGGTGCGGCGGTGTAGTTTCTTCAGGAGGCTACCGTATCGGAGGCTGGAATCCGGATGCTCTGCTTTGCCGGCCCGAGGGAAAGGGCCCGTTCCCGGCCATAGTTCATAACCACGGTGTCGGAGTTGACATCCAGGGCTACGAAAAAGCCGTGGCACGCGGTTACAACCTGCCCGCGATTTGCAAAGAGCTCGCGGCCGGCGGATTCGTAACATTCATTCCTATCAGGCGAGGAGGCCCGGGGCCCCTGACACTTCCATCGCACAAAGCGCAGGTGTTACAAGCGATCGATCACGTAAAGAGTCTGCCGGATGTAGACCCGTCTCGAGTTGCGGTCGCCGGCAACTCGCGCGGCGCCCTGCTGACGCTCATGGTAGGCGTCGAACAGAAAGGAGTGAAAGCGCTCGTCGTCATGGCCCTGGCGGCGGTCGGGTCGAACCTGTCCGCGACCTTGCCCCACGTCGCCTCGCTGGAAGCGCCCGTGCTGCTTTTGATCGAGAAAGGCGATACGGCCGAGCATCAGGAAATTTTCGACACCGTGGACCGTCTCCTGCGAGAGCACAAAAAAGAGGTGAAGAGCATCCGTTACAATCGCGGCGGCGGGCATGAACTCTTCCACGGCGCCGGCTATTACTTGGAAGACATCAAATCGTTTCTGCGCGAAAAGCTGGATGGCCAATGA
- a CDS encoding GNAT family N-acetyltransferase, protein MAEIFEATTRNDFQSARDLFEQYAKSLGFDLGFQDFAAELQNLPGEYALPNGCIVLARQNENVVGCVALRKWDETISEMKRLYLIPEARGKGIGRKLAEAVILRAKEMGYRRMRLDTVSSMEAANNLYVSLGFRPIPAYRYNPLKGAQYYELFLTDDL, encoded by the coding sequence ATGGCCGAGATTTTTGAAGCCACGACTCGCAACGATTTCCAGAGCGCGCGCGATCTCTTCGAACAATACGCTAAATCGCTCGGCTTCGACCTCGGCTTTCAGGATTTTGCGGCGGAATTGCAGAATCTACCCGGCGAGTACGCGCTGCCGAACGGCTGTATTGTGCTCGCAAGACAAAACGAGAACGTCGTCGGCTGCGTGGCGTTACGTAAGTGGGATGAAACGATCTCAGAGATGAAGCGGCTTTACTTGATACCGGAGGCGCGAGGAAAGGGCATCGGCAGGAAGCTGGCGGAGGCGGTGATCCTTCGAGCGAAAGAGATGGGATACCGGCGCATGCGGCTGGATACCGTCTCGTCCATGGAAGCCGCAAATAATCTCTACGTTTCGTTGGGCTTTCGTCCGATCCCGGCCTATCGGTATAACCCGTTGAAGGGCGCTCAGTACTACGAGCTTTTTCTAACCGACGACCTATGA